TAACATTTTGTGAGAAATTAGTAGTACCAATACTATCTTCCTTGTCAAAAATTTCGTAACCAACTATTGAACCTTTATTAGGTATCCCTGCTTGAGCTAAATTTACTCTAGCTTTTACTACTTGATCTCTAGGCACTTTGATAGTACGGCCATCATCTAACAGCTGATATGGTACGTTTTTACTCTCAAGCTCTTGTACAATTTTACCGCTATCTTCTGCTTCTAATTCTGAATACAGCAAAGCCATATCCTTACCAGAGATTTTTGAGATATACACTACAAATAATAAGACAAAAGTTAGTATGCCTAAGCAAATAGCCGCAAGCCGCACATGACTCATGTCTTTAAAAAATTGAATTATAACTGGCATCAATAACAGCTCTCAATTCAAATTAATGTTGGATAAAAACTTACTCTAAAAAATAAAACTACTTTATCCAGTAAGTTATAGGATTTGGATGCGCTACATCCTCGATTAAATATCGCAACCCCATGGTTACTCTAAGTATTAACCATACTAAAATACATATATTTAGCACTACATGCAAAAACGAGGTAGCATTTATCGTCATCGATATTACAGTACTTACTACCCATATAGCAAATGTTCTTACTATAAATGAGTAGTGACTAATAAAAATACCATCTTTTGTGTTATTACGATTGTAATAGGACACAATTACCCCGATTATAGGCAATAATGGTGCCACACTTCCACATAAATAAAAAACGTAGATGATGATAAGATTTTTTTTCCCTGGCTGCAAGTACTGTTTAATTTCATCATTCATTTTATTTTAGCTTATATGATCTTACAACAAATATCTCATACCACGATTAATTGACACAGTTCATTGAACACTCTCATTTAACTGCTTTCAAAAAACAATTTTTGAAAGCAGTTTTAGTGTATAGACGAAGGTCAAATTGAAGAAGTGCTAGAAGTCACAGAGTCGAGGAGCGCAAGCAGTCTTTAGTACGTGAGCACCGCAGATCTCTAGTGACGCGACGCAATTCTCAATTTTCACCTAGTATATACCACAGTGTGCATAACACTACCCTGCCTGATATATTCTATTTCACTATCAGTAAAAACTTGTAAAATTACTTCTATGGTATCTTGGACACCATCTTGCCTTTTAATTACACATTGTAAACGTTGGTAAGGTTCAATGGAATCTTTTAAGCCATTAATTTCTATTTCTTCTGAACCAGTAAGCTTACAGTCTTTTCTAGTTAAACCATTGGCAAAAACTATTGGTAACACTCCCATGCCCGCCAAATTCGATCTATGGATGCGCTCAAAACTTTCAGCAATAACTGCTTTCACCCCAAGTAAACTAGTTCCCTTAGCAGCCCAATCTCTGGAAGAGCCGGTACCATATTCTGCTCCAGCTATAACCACAAGCGGTATTGAACGTAGTTTATAATCCATAGCAGCATCATATATGCTCATCTGTTGCTGAGTTAATTGATTGATAGTCACTCCACCTTCTATTCCAGGGCACATTTCATTTTTTATACGGCCATTAGCAAAGGTTCCACGCATCATTACTTCATGATTACCACGCCGCGCACCATAAGAATTGAAATCATTTTGCATAACGCCATGATCCATTAAATATTTTGCCGCTGGACTCGCTTTATTAATATTACCAGCTGGCGATATGTGATCAGTGGTAATTGAGTCTCCAAAGATTGCCAGTATTCTTGCAGATTTAATGTTACTAAGACTTAACGTAGCTTTTTCAATATTCTCAAAATAAGGTGGGTGATTGATGTATGTGCTATTTTTATCCCAATTATAAGTACTGCTTTTTGCTATTTTTAGACTTTGCCAATATTGATCCCCGGTAAATACCTGACTATATTTAGCTTTAAAGATTGCTGAAGACAAAGATTGATTAATATATTCCTTAATCTCCTGCTGAGTTGGCCATAAATCTTTCAAATAAACATCATAACCATTACGGTCTTTAGCAAGAGCCTGAGTCTGTAAATTAAGATTGATACTACCGGCTATAGCATATGCTACCACTAAAGGTGGTGATGCAAGATAATTAGCGCGCACAGAAGCATGCACTCTACCTTCAAAATTTCTGTTACCAGATAATACTGAAGCTGCAACTAGCTGATTATTACTAATAGTATTATCTATTTCAACAGCTAATGGGCCAGAATTACCGATACAAGTAGTACAACCATAGCCAACTAAATTAAAACCCAATTTATTTAAATATTGATCTAACCCACCAGCAGCAAGATATTCAGTAACAATTTGAGATCCTGGAGCCAGAGATGTTTTAACCCATGGTTTTGATATTAAACCTAAATTGCAGGCCTTTTTAGCTAATAATCCGGCGGCAACCATTACTGAAGGATTAGAAGTGTTAGTGCAACTGGTGATCGCTGCAATTACTACATCACCATGCCCTAAACTAAAATCTTTACCAGCCACTTGGTATTTCTTGGTAATATCTTGATCACCTTTGGCTAAAGAAGGTAGCTCTGTTTTAAAATTACTAGTGATGTTGCTAAGGCTTACTCGATCTTGAGGACGCTTAGGCCCAGCTAATGAGGTTTCCAGAGTAGATAAATCAAGAGCTAAAACATCAGTATATTCTGGGTCATCATTAG
The genomic region above belongs to Candidatus Trichorickettsia mobilis and contains:
- the acnA gene encoding aconitate hydratase AcnA — encoded protein: MSSPYNPKYAIKIDIDGHTYVMCDVKKAASDIGLEVNKLPYSLRVLFENVIRTNQDPQSLLAFREWLKQKKSDAEVAFMPARVLMQDFTGVPAVVDLAAMRDAVKKLQKDPLTINPLIPVDLVIDHSVQVDYSGSADAFKKNVELEMQRNLERYEFLKWGQQTFDNFRVVPPGTGICHQVNLEYLAQVVWTQKYNNETLAYPDTVVGTDSHTTMVNGLSVLGWGVGGIEAEAAMLGRALPMILPEVVGVKLTGELRGNSTATDLVLTVTQMLRKKGVVGKFVEFFGPGLDALSLADRVTIANMAPEYGATCGFFPIDNETIKYLHLTARDPQQIKLVIEYAKANLLWRDANDDPEYTDVLALDLSTLETSLAGPKRPQDRVSLSNITSNFKTELPSLAKGDQDITKKYQVAGKDFSLGHGDVVIAAITSCTNTSNPSVMVAAGLLAKKACNLGLISKPWVKTSLAPGSQIVTEYLAAGGLDQYLNKLGFNLVGYGCTTCIGNSGPLAVEIDNTISNNQLVAASVLSGNRNFEGRVHASVRANYLASPPLVVAYAIAGSINLNLQTQALAKDRNGYDVYLKDLWPTQQEIKEYINQSLSSAIFKAKYSQVFTGDQYWQSLKIAKSSTYNWDKNSTYINHPPYFENIEKATLSLSNIKSARILAIFGDSITTDHISPAGNINKASPAAKYLMDHGVMQNDFNSYGARRGNHEVMMRGTFANGRIKNEMCPGIEGGVTINQLTQQQMSIYDAAMDYKLRSIPLVVIAGAEYGTGSSRDWAAKGTSLLGVKAVIAESFERIHRSNLAGMGVLPIVFANGLTRKDCKLTGSEEIEINGLKDSIEPYQRLQCVIKRQDGVQDTIEVILQVFTDSEIEYIRQGSVMHTVVYTR